CACCAGCCGGACGATTCCCCCGTCGCCCTGGTGCAGGCCCCGGCGCACCTCGAACGAGGCGAACCGGGCGGACTCGGCCGCGATCCGGAAGTCGCACGCCAGGGCGATTTCGAAGCCGCCGCCCACGGCGTACCCGTTCACGGCCGCGATGATGGGTTTGTAGATCCGGTGCTGGCCCCGCGTGATTCCACCCCCGAACCCCCGCCCCACGTTCCGGCGCAGGTCCATCATGTTGGCGTGGGCCCACTTGGGGAGCCAGGTCTTCAGGTCCGCCCCGGCGCAAAACGCCTTGCCCGCGCCGGTCACGATGGCCACGTCCACGGCGTCGTCGGAGCCGAAGTCGGCCCACGCTTCCCAGAGGGCCTCGTCCAGTTCGTCGTCCACCGCGTTGAGGACCTCCGGGCGGTTCAGGGTGATGTAGGCGATCCTGCCGCGCTTCTCGTAGAGGACCTTGCTCATGGCGGGCTCCTGGTGGGGGACCTTGCTTGGCGGAACACCACGCTCCAGGCGCTCATAGCGGGTACAGCGAAACGCCCAAGCGGCGAGCCACGTCCTCTTGTCGGTGATCGTACGTGGCCAGCCGGACGTCCTGTCCGCGGCTCCGAAGGAACTCGACGGAGGCAAGGTGCAAGGCGTCCAGGGTGCGGATCGGGAAGGGTTCCAGCGCCCGGGCTAGCACGACCGGTGCGAGTTCGAGCGTGGCGATCCGGGCTAGGAGCGCAGCCACGTTCTCCCGGTGAGTGTCGGTCAACCCGCGGGCGTGGATGCGGTTCCAGATTTCGTACTCCGAGAGGCGGCTCGAGATGAGGGGCTCGGACCAGAGTCGGCGGGGTGGGTAGCGGTTCTCGGCGAGGAGGTGTGCCAGGGCCACCGAGGTGTCAAGATAGATCACGGGTCGTTCCGGTCTTGGGCCAGCTCTTCCATGATCTCTGACAGAGGGGCGACGGGCCTACGCGGGGGACCGAGCTCGGCCACCACACGGTCCTCTTCGGTGACGAGCACGATCTCACCGCCGCCCGCGATCCGGATGTATTCGCCCAGCCGGTCTTTGAGTCGTTCGATCGGTACGGTTTGCATGGAGACGAAACTATCCGCCAGGGGCGCCGCTGTCAAACGGCGCCGCTTCACGCGGCCCTCAGGCCTGCTGCTCCTCCCGCGGGAACAGGATCCCCTCCACCAGCACGTAAGCGGCCTGGAGCCAGGAGGTGGGGCACAGGGGGAAGCACTCCTTGCACTTCCAGCACTCCCGGGCCGCGATGTCCGGGACGAAGGCGATCTCCTTCTTCGTGCCCCGGTTGATGAAGCCCACGGCGTGCTTCTTCTTGACCTCGGCGCAGTAGCGCACGCACAGGCCGCAGTGGATGCAGAAGGACGACTCCTTGTCGAACCGGTCCTTGTCCGCTCCGTACTCCTCGGCCAGGGCCTTGAGCCGGGGAGCCTCGGGGGCGTGGGCCAGGTACAGCTCCAGGATCACCCGCCGGATCCGCTCGATCTCGGGGGTGCGGGTGCGCACGGTCAGGCCCTCGGCCACGGGGTAGACGCACGAGACCACGTGCTGCTTGCGGCCGCCGCGCTCCACCTCCACGGTGCACAACCGACAGCTCCCGAAGGGCTCGAGCTTCTCGTGGTGGCACAGGGTGGGGATCGGGATCCCGGCGCCCTGGGCCGCCTCGAGCACGGTCGCGCCCTCCGGCGCCGCGACCTCCTGGCCGTCGATCTGCAGGCGAACTTCGCTCATGTCCCTAGTGCTCCGTTTCGCAAAAACGTATGCGGATTGCGTCGGTGGGGCTGGGGGCTCCGACGAAGCGCGACGGCCGAGCAGCCCGGGCCGCCCGGCGCCAGGGGAGCGGCCGCGGCGCGTGCCCTCACGCGCCGCAGCGGACCGCGCCGAGGCGGCCCCTGCGAGGCCGTTCAGCGAAGGAGGGGCCCCCAGCCCCACCCCCTGGGAAAACCACGGAATTTCGGAAACGCTACACTAGCCTCTTGCACGCACGGTCCGCTGGTCCTCCGGCAACGGCGGGGGGACCGGCTCTCCGGAGATCTTGCGCACGGCGCCGAACCGATCAGGGCACACCTCCAGGCAGGTTCCGCACTTGGTGCACAGGTCCTGGTCGATCTGGTGGATCACGTTCTTCGCGCCCGAGATCGCCTCTGCCGGGCACTTGCGGCGGCACCGGCCGCAGGCCCGGCACCTGTCGGGATCGATGTGGAAGGCGATGAGGTCCTTGCAGGAGAGCGCCGGGCAGCGATTCTCGCGGATGTGGGCCTCGTACTCGTCCCGGAAGTAGCGCAGGGTGCTCAGGAAGGGGTTGGGCGCGCTCTTGCCCAGCCCGCACAGGGCCGCCTCCTTGGCCACCACCGACAGGTCCTCCAGGATCTCCAGGTCGCCATCTCTGCCCTCGCCCCGGCAGATGCGGGTGAGCACGGCGAGCATCTGGCGCAGGCCCTCGCGGCAGGGCACGCACTTGCCGCACGACTCGTCGGTGAGGAACTCGATGAAGTACCGGGCGACGTCCACCATGCAGGTGTCCTCGTCCATGACGATCATGCCGCCCGAGCCCATCATCGAGCCGGCCTGGGTCAGCTCGTCGAACCCCACGGGCAGGTCGAGCATGTGCTCGGGCAGGCACCCGCCCGAGGGGCCGCCGGTCTGCACGGCCTTGAGCCTCTTGCCGCCCGGGATGCCGCCCCCGATCTTGTAGACGATGTCCCGCAGGGGCATGCCCATGGGCACCTCGACCAGGCCGGTGTTGGTGATCTTGCCCACGATCGAGAAGATCTTGGTGCCCGAGCTCGTCTCGGTGCCGATGCGGGTGAACCAGTCGGCGCCGTTCTGGATGATCAGGGGCACGTTGGCCCAGGTCTCCACGTTGTTGAGCACGGTGGGCCGGTTCCACAGCCCCCGCACGTTGGAGCGGATGTACTTGGGCCGGGGCTCGCCCACCCGGCCCTCGAGGGCGGTCATGAGCGCGGTGGACTCGCCGCACACGAACGCGCCCGCGCCCCGGTGCACCTTCACCCGGAACGAGAACCCCGACCCCAGGATGTCGTCGCCCAGGAGCCCCAGCTCCTCGGCCTTCTGGATGGCCAGGGTCACGTTCTCCACGGCCAGGGGGTACTCCTGACGCACGTACACGTACCCCTCGTGGGCCCCCACCGCGTAGGCGCCCAGGATCAGGCCCTCGAGCACGGCGTGGGGGTTGCCCTCCAAGAGGCTCCGGTCCATGTACGCGCCGGGGTCGCCCTCGTCCGCGTTGACCACCACGTACTTGACCGGGTCGGGGGCGTTGCGGGTGCCCTCCCACTTGATCCCGGCCGGGAACCCGCCGCCCCCCCGGCCCCGCAGGTTGGCCCGCTTGACCTCGTCGAGCACCTGCTCCGGGGTCATCTCCGAGAGGGCCTTGGCCAGGGCCGAGTACCCGCCGATGGCCACGTAGTCCTCGATGCTCTTGGGGTCGATGCTCCCGTTCGACCCGAACACGATGCGCTGCTGGTGCTTGTAGAAGGGGATCTCGTCCTCCCGGGCGAGGGGGTCGCCCGAGTCCGGGTCCACGTACAGCAGCCTCTCGACCCGTTCGCCGGCCTTGACGGTCTTCTCGATGATCTCGGGCACGTCGGCGGCCGTGAGCTGGAAGTAGCAGACCGACTCGGGCTGGATCACGAGGATCGGGCCCCGCTCGCAGAACCCGTGGCACCCGGTCAGGCGCAGGTGGACCCGGTCGGCCAGGCCCTGCTTTGCGAGCTCCACCCGGACGGCCTCGGCCACGTCGTTGCAGCCGCAGGCGTGGCAGGCGGAGCCGGCGCACAGGGTGATGCACGGCTGGTCCGGGGCCCGGTCGGCGAGAACGGCCTTCCGGAACGCTTCCAGTTCGGCCGGGGAGTGCAGGCGTTCCATGGTTTCCCTCAGTCGTGGTTCCGAAGGGCCTCCGCCGTTTCGGCAGGGGTCATCTTCCCGTAGGTCTTGCCGTCGATCTCCATGACC
This is a stretch of genomic DNA from Deferrisoma camini S3R1. It encodes these proteins:
- a CDS encoding enoyl-CoA hydratase/isomerase family protein, producing MSKVLYEKRGRIAYITLNRPEVLNAVDDELDEALWEAWADFGSDDAVDVAIVTGAGKAFCAGADLKTWLPKWAHANMMDLRRNVGRGFGGGITRGQHRIYKPIIAAVNGYAVGGGFEIALACDFRIAAESARFASFEVRRGLHQGDGGIVRLVAIAGLAVALDLALTGREVSAEEAYRLGLVNRVVPDDRLMDAAEELADQLLENSQQAIRSAKETILDVVGRSLDDALRLETLNAYSSVGDFSEVHKRLQEFYDRKR
- a CDS encoding PIN domain-containing protein encodes the protein MIYLDTSVALAHLLAENRYPPRRLWSEPLISSRLSEYEIWNRIHARGLTDTHRENVAALLARIATLELAPVVLARALEPFPIRTLDALHLASVEFLRSRGQDVRLATYDHRQEDVARRLGVSLYPL
- a CDS encoding type II toxin-antitoxin system Phd/YefM family antitoxin; the encoded protein is MKRRRLTAAPLADSFVSMQTVPIERLKDRLGEYIRIAGGGEIVLVTEEDRVVAELGPPRRPVAPLSEIMEELAQDRNDP
- a CDS encoding 2Fe-2S iron-sulfur cluster-binding protein; its protein translation is MSEVRLQIDGQEVAAPEGATVLEAAQGAGIPIPTLCHHEKLEPFGSCRLCTVEVERGGRKQHVVSCVYPVAEGLTVRTRTPEIERIRRVILELYLAHAPEAPRLKALAEEYGADKDRFDKESSFCIHCGLCVRYCAEVKKKHAVGFINRGTKKEIAFVPDIAARECWKCKECFPLCPTSWLQAAYVLVEGILFPREEQQA
- a CDS encoding NADH-ubiquinone oxidoreductase-F iron-sulfur binding region domain-containing protein, which encodes MERLHSPAELEAFRKAVLADRAPDQPCITLCAGSACHACGCNDVAEAVRVELAKQGLADRVHLRLTGCHGFCERGPILVIQPESVCYFQLTAADVPEIIEKTVKAGERVERLLYVDPDSGDPLAREDEIPFYKHQQRIVFGSNGSIDPKSIEDYVAIGGYSALAKALSEMTPEQVLDEVKRANLRGRGGGGFPAGIKWEGTRNAPDPVKYVVVNADEGDPGAYMDRSLLEGNPHAVLEGLILGAYAVGAHEGYVYVRQEYPLAVENVTLAIQKAEELGLLGDDILGSGFSFRVKVHRGAGAFVCGESTALMTALEGRVGEPRPKYIRSNVRGLWNRPTVLNNVETWANVPLIIQNGADWFTRIGTETSSGTKIFSIVGKITNTGLVEVPMGMPLRDIVYKIGGGIPGGKRLKAVQTGGPSGGCLPEHMLDLPVGFDELTQAGSMMGSGGMIVMDEDTCMVDVARYFIEFLTDESCGKCVPCREGLRQMLAVLTRICRGEGRDGDLEILEDLSVVAKEAALCGLGKSAPNPFLSTLRYFRDEYEAHIRENRCPALSCKDLIAFHIDPDRCRACGRCRRKCPAEAISGAKNVIHQIDQDLCTKCGTCLEVCPDRFGAVRKISGEPVPPPLPEDQRTVRARG